One Mucilaginibacter ginkgonis genomic region harbors:
- a CDS encoding YhcH/YjgK/YiaL family protein has translation MKNQKLFLQTFLIAVFSLLLFAGSTVYAQKSVVTQRQAEQWVKSRAWAGGLSLKLYGDVNAVTFYKQYHANPALWQKVFAWLKTTKLDTLYAGKHIIDGDKAYANVTLAPSKAFDDTRWESHRNYIDLQYVISGAEKIGRADIDKATVTMQYDDKRDLANYTAEGKFYTATPGTFYLFFPQDAHRPSIKVDGYDMVKKLVVKIRVAN, from the coding sequence ATGAAAAATCAAAAGCTATTCTTGCAGACTTTTTTAATTGCTGTATTCTCATTATTACTTTTCGCGGGTTCCACTGTTTATGCTCAAAAAAGTGTGGTAACGCAAAGGCAAGCAGAGCAATGGGTTAAAAGCCGTGCCTGGGCAGGTGGTTTGAGCCTCAAATTATATGGCGATGTAAACGCGGTTACTTTTTATAAGCAATATCACGCAAATCCTGCGTTATGGCAAAAAGTGTTTGCATGGCTTAAAACAACTAAACTGGACACACTTTATGCCGGAAAGCATATTATCGACGGCGATAAGGCTTACGCTAATGTCACCCTTGCGCCCTCCAAGGCTTTTGATGATACCAGGTGGGAATCGCATCGTAATTATATCGACTTGCAATATGTGATAAGCGGTGCGGAAAAAATTGGTCGTGCTGATATTGATAAAGCTACGGTAACCATGCAGTACGATGACAAACGCGACTTGGCTAATTATACCGCCGAGGGCAAATTTTATACCGCAACACCGGGGACTTTCTATCTATTTTTCCCGCAGGACGCGCACAGGCCTTCTATAAAAGTTGATGGGTACGATATGGTAAAAAAGCTTGTTGTCAAAATCCGCGTAGCAAACTAA
- a CDS encoding SDR family oxidoreductase, giving the protein MRVFVTGATGFVGSAVVKELINAGHQVLGMTRSEKGAEDLRAAGADVHHGTLEDLDSLRSGALQCDGVIHTAFIHDFSDFKKNCETDRGVVAALASALAGTDKPLIVTSGTVLGAAKPGDVATEDFVATSETTHHPRVASEEAAALAKQQGINVSIMRLPPSVHDRGDHGFIPMLINLAREKGISAYIGEGANRWPAVHRLDVASLYRLALEKGISATYHAVGDTEIPTREIAESIGKHLNIPVKSISAEEAPEHFGWITDFFAGDFPASAKISQERTGWKATHIGLLEDLETGDYFDQK; this is encoded by the coding sequence ATGCGTGTATTTGTTACCGGCGCAACGGGCTTTGTAGGCTCGGCCGTAGTGAAAGAATTGATCAACGCGGGTCACCAGGTTTTGGGCATGACCCGTTCAGAAAAAGGCGCCGAAGATTTAAGGGCCGCTGGTGCCGACGTGCATCATGGCACTCTGGAAGATTTGGATAGCCTGCGCAGCGGGGCTTTACAATGTGATGGCGTGATCCATACCGCGTTTATCCATGACTTTTCTGACTTTAAAAAGAATTGCGAAACAGACAGAGGAGTAGTTGCGGCGCTTGCATCGGCCCTGGCCGGAACGGACAAACCGCTCATCGTCACATCGGGGACTGTATTGGGTGCTGCTAAACCCGGCGACGTGGCCACAGAAGATTTTGTAGCGACATCTGAAACTACTCACCATCCGCGGGTAGCGTCTGAAGAAGCCGCTGCATTAGCAAAACAACAAGGTATCAATGTATCCATAATGCGACTCCCGCCATCTGTGCATGATCGCGGCGATCACGGCTTTATACCAATGCTAATAAATCTTGCACGTGAGAAAGGCATATCTGCCTACATTGGCGAAGGCGCTAACCGCTGGCCGGCAGTGCACCGTTTAGATGTGGCAAGTTTATATCGTTTGGCGCTCGAGAAAGGCATATCAGCCACTTACCACGCGGTAGGCGACACAGAAATACCTACCCGTGAAATTGCCGAATCGATTGGCAAGCATTTAAACATTCCCGTTAAAAGCATTTCTGCCGAAGAAGCACCCGAACACTTTGGCTGGATCACAGACTTCTTTGCAGGAGATTTCCCTGCATCTGCTAAAATATCACAAGAGCGCACAGGGTGGAAAGCCACGCACATCGGCTTGTTAGAAGACCTGGAAACAGGTGATTATTTTGATCAAAAGTAA
- the kduI gene encoding 5-dehydro-4-deoxy-D-glucuronate isomerase yields MKVLNSVHPADFKGYDTALIRERFLADGLVQADQINLVYTHHDRMILGIANPVNHDLALGTYPILRAGYFLERRELGIINVGGEGEISADGKVHTLGKLDCLYLGKGTKGVSFKAKGAANPPVFYLVSAPAHVNYPTTLMTHAAAVKVTLGDAATANHRTINKYIHAQGIKSCQLVMGLTILHSGSVWNTMPAHVHDRRMEAYFYFDLPQDQRVFHFMGEGTETRHIVMGNHEAVISPPWSIHSGAGTASYSFIWGMGGENQDYTDMDPIALTDIR; encoded by the coding sequence TTGAAAGTTTTAAACAGCGTACATCCCGCCGACTTTAAGGGATACGATACAGCCCTCATCCGCGAACGCTTTCTGGCAGACGGGCTTGTGCAGGCCGATCAGATCAATTTGGTTTACACCCATCATGACCGGATGATCTTAGGCATAGCCAATCCCGTAAATCACGATCTGGCTTTAGGCACCTATCCAATACTTCGTGCGGGTTATTTTTTGGAGCGCCGTGAATTAGGCATCATTAACGTAGGCGGCGAGGGCGAAATTAGTGCTGATGGTAAGGTACACACGTTAGGCAAGCTTGATTGCTTGTACTTAGGCAAGGGTACTAAGGGGGTAAGTTTCAAAGCAAAAGGTGCCGCAAATCCGCCCGTTTTCTATTTAGTATCGGCACCCGCACATGTGAATTATCCTACAACTTTAATGACACATGCCGCAGCAGTTAAGGTTACCCTCGGCGACGCCGCGACAGCAAATCATCGCACCATTAACAAATACATCCACGCGCAAGGCATTAAAAGCTGCCAGCTGGTTATGGGCTTAACCATTTTACATAGCGGCAGTGTGTGGAACACTATGCCGGCACATGTGCATGACCGCCGAATGGAGGCCTATTTTTATTTCGACCTGCCGCAAGATCAGCGCGTTTTTCATTTTATGGGTGAGGGTACAGAAACAAGGCATATTGTGATGGGCAACCATGAGGCTGTTATTTCTCCGCCCTGGAGCATCCATTCCGGCGCGGGTACGGCCAGCTACAGTTTTATTTGGGGTATGGGCGGCGAAAACCAGGATTATACCGATATGGATCCCATCGCACTAACAGACATCAGGTAA
- a CDS encoding bifunctional 4-hydroxy-2-oxoglutarate aldolase/2-dehydro-3-deoxy-phosphogluconate aldolase yields MPDKQQVIDAIIQQGMLPLYYHRSKQVTVEVARTLYSAGIRIIEYTNRGEAALKNFRILKTVQESEMPGMIIGAGTIRSSKQANDFVEAGAEFIVAPIVNPEVAAVAAKNSMVWIPGCMTPTEIHTAQHFGAQLIKIFPANILGPGFVSAVKELFSGQLFMPTGGVELEQKNITAWFKSGVCAVGLGSKLISAEVMDTANYDKLYNDTLTAMRLVIAGR; encoded by the coding sequence ATGCCGGATAAACAACAAGTAATTGATGCTATTATTCAGCAGGGCATGCTGCCGCTATACTACCACCGCAGCAAGCAGGTGACTGTCGAAGTTGCGCGCACGCTTTACAGCGCCGGTATACGTATTATCGAGTACACCAATCGAGGCGAAGCGGCACTGAAAAATTTCAGGATACTAAAGACCGTTCAGGAATCAGAAATGCCGGGCATGATCATAGGCGCGGGTACCATCCGGTCCTCCAAACAGGCAAATGATTTTGTTGAAGCCGGTGCAGAATTTATAGTTGCCCCTATCGTTAACCCCGAGGTTGCCGCTGTTGCTGCGAAGAACAGCATGGTGTGGATCCCGGGTTGCATGACGCCCACAGAAATACATACTGCACAGCACTTTGGCGCGCAATTGATCAAGATATTTCCGGCAAATATATTAGGCCCCGGCTTTGTATCAGCGGTAAAGGAATTATTCTCGGGGCAGTTGTTTATGCCGACCGGCGGAGTAGAATTGGAACAAAAAAATATCACAGCCTGGTTTAAGTCGGGTGTATGTGCTGTGGGATTAGGCAGCAAACTCATTAGCGCCGAGGTAATGGACACCGCCAATTACGATAAACTTTATAACGATACTTTAACTGCCATGCGTCTGGTAATAGCGGGCAGATAG
- a CDS encoding ligand-gated ion channel: MNKLLAKILITFTALFVTGITYAQKPKPDTVTAGLYITSIHDINFKDKEYTADMWLWLRYKKKEFDFIKNLEVPQAKTVTKSFTTVDSSNNKIFILMKLQCVMKDSWAINNFPFDSQKLRFSIENSQFDSKAIIFKIDNRGQHFDPRFTLNGWAIDSISLTSGIKKYETAFGDSIVPPHTEYSNFKAVLRIHRDAMGLFWKMFLGMYVAFLIAYMCFYIHADSIDSRFGLSVGALFAVIGNKYIIDNTLPESTTFTLVDTLHGLTLLFILATIICNTFSLRLIKTNKLKEGRRFDFISAQVVLVAYLVLNGWFIYTASRG, translated from the coding sequence ATGAACAAACTACTTGCAAAAATATTAATCACGTTTACCGCGCTTTTTGTTACCGGTATCACCTACGCTCAAAAGCCTAAGCCAGATACCGTAACCGCCGGCTTGTACATTACCAGCATTCACGATATAAACTTTAAGGACAAGGAATACACCGCCGATATGTGGCTTTGGCTGCGATACAAAAAGAAGGAATTCGACTTTATCAAAAACCTGGAAGTGCCGCAGGCTAAAACGGTAACCAAGTCTTTTACCACGGTCGATTCATCTAACAATAAGATCTTCATCCTGATGAAACTGCAGTGTGTGATGAAGGATTCGTGGGCGATAAATAATTTCCCGTTTGACAGTCAGAAACTGCGTTTCTCCATCGAAAACTCCCAGTTTGACTCTAAGGCGATAATATTTAAGATAGATAACCGCGGGCAGCACTTCGACCCGAGGTTCACGCTTAATGGTTGGGCCATTGACAGCATTAGCCTGACCAGCGGTATCAAAAAATATGAAACAGCCTTTGGCGACAGTATTGTGCCGCCGCACACAGAGTACAGCAACTTCAAAGCAGTACTGAGGATACACCGCGACGCGATGGGCCTGTTCTGGAAAATGTTTTTGGGTATGTATGTGGCGTTCCTGATCGCTTACATGTGTTTCTACATCCATGCAGATAGCATCGACTCGCGCTTTGGGCTTAGCGTTGGTGCCTTGTTTGCCGTGATAGGTAATAAATACATCATAGATAATACCTTACCGGAGAGCACAACCTTTACCCTTGTAGACACCCTGCACGGACTTACATTGCTGTTTATCCTTGCGACGATCATTTGCAATACGTTTTCGCTAAGACTTATAAAAACCAACAAATTAAAAGAAGGCCGCCGCTTCGATTTTATTTCAGCTCAGGTGGTACTGGTAGCTTACCTTGTACTGAATGGCTGGTTTATCTACACCGCAAGCAGGGGATAA
- a CDS encoding sugar kinase produces MGIQVANKGKILTFGEILLRITPDAGGDWLRHNSLPFFIGGAELNVATALALWEVETRYFTAMPDNGLTAQLTDHLQQKGIDTSAIQKSGERIGLFFLTKGQDMKHDALIYDRAGSSFASLQPNTIDWDNALDGVNWFHFSAISPALSQQTADVCLEALEAASAKGITISLDLNYRAKLWQYGKLPKDVMPALVQHCDLIMGNVWAMNTMLGTDISTDLTETGQKSLYLKEAQYASEQIMKWFPKCKAVANTFRFGNNERIDYYGTLYTDGHLYHSEEYHTDEAVDKVGSGDAFMAGLIYGYCNNYNPAQIAEYASAAAFTKLFVPSDATTIKADQIIKTMKNAG; encoded by the coding sequence ATGGGCATACAGGTAGCAAATAAAGGGAAGATATTAACCTTTGGCGAAATTCTTTTAAGGATAACACCGGATGCGGGTGGCGATTGGCTCCGGCACAACTCGCTGCCATTTTTCATTGGGGGAGCGGAACTTAACGTCGCTACAGCACTGGCCTTATGGGAAGTTGAAACCCGCTATTTTACCGCCATGCCCGATAATGGCCTGACTGCACAGCTAACAGATCATCTTCAGCAAAAAGGCATAGATACTTCCGCAATTCAAAAAAGCGGTGAACGTATAGGGTTGTTCTTTTTGACGAAGGGACAGGATATGAAGCATGACGCTTTGATCTATGACCGCGCAGGTTCGTCATTTGCTTCTTTGCAACCAAATACGATCGACTGGGACAATGCACTCGACGGCGTTAACTGGTTTCACTTCAGTGCTATCAGTCCTGCCCTGTCGCAACAAACAGCTGACGTTTGCCTGGAAGCACTTGAGGCGGCATCGGCCAAAGGCATCACCATTTCTCTCGACCTGAACTATCGTGCAAAGCTATGGCAGTACGGTAAATTGCCAAAAGACGTTATGCCTGCGCTTGTGCAGCACTGCGATTTGATAATGGGTAACGTGTGGGCGATGAACACCATGCTTGGTACAGACATCAGCACAGACCTGACAGAAACGGGGCAGAAAAGCTTGTATTTAAAAGAAGCGCAATACGCGTCTGAGCAGATAATGAAATGGTTTCCAAAATGTAAAGCGGTGGCAAATACTTTCAGGTTCGGCAACAACGAAAGGATAGATTATTACGGAACGCTATATACAGACGGGCATTTGTATCATTCGGAAGAATACCATACCGATGAAGCGGTTGACAAGGTTGGCAGCGGCGACGCTTTTATGGCTGGTTTGATTTACGGATATTGCAATAACTATAACCCGGCGCAAATTGCTGAATACGCCTCGGCCGCGGCATTTACCAAGTTGTTTGTACCAAGCGACGCGACAACTATTAAGGCCGATCAAATAATTAAGACCATGAAAAATGCCGGATAA
- a CDS encoding N-acetylglucosamine kinase, protein MIIIADGGSTKTNWCLVTEDEKKIYFNTEGYNPYFVGEEYIINSLNESLPTDLDKSKITEVNYYGAGCSVPEKNEIVASAMRKVFSSSRVSVGHDLLAAARALLGNNEGFAAILGTGTNTCIYDGKKITNNIDSGAYILGDEGSGCAIGKKLLIDYLRGYMPEAVRNSFWETFKLTPDEVNDRVYSQPLANRFCASFSKFVYDNNVNIEYSRNLVQSSFEDFFRNLVTHYPDYQKYSFNCIGSVGYNFRNVLEEVVTAHGMMVGNIIRSPIDNLVKYHLELAPSQL, encoded by the coding sequence ATGATAATTATCGCTGATGGCGGCTCAACCAAGACCAACTGGTGTTTGGTTACAGAGGACGAGAAGAAAATTTATTTTAACACAGAAGGCTACAATCCATACTTTGTTGGTGAAGAATATATCATTAACTCATTGAATGAAAGCCTGCCTACCGACCTCGACAAGAGCAAGATCACAGAAGTAAATTATTATGGCGCAGGCTGCTCCGTTCCGGAGAAGAACGAGATAGTTGCAAGTGCGATGCGCAAGGTATTCAGCAGCTCGCGCGTAAGCGTAGGTCACGATCTGCTTGCCGCCGCACGTGCTTTATTGGGTAACAACGAGGGTTTTGCTGCCATTTTGGGCACCGGTACCAACACTTGTATCTATGATGGCAAAAAGATCACCAACAACATCGACTCAGGCGCTTACATCCTTGGCGATGAAGGCAGCGGCTGTGCTATCGGTAAGAAATTACTGATAGATTACCTGCGCGGCTACATGCCAGAGGCTGTTCGCAACAGCTTTTGGGAAACATTTAAATTAACGCCAGACGAGGTTAACGATCGCGTGTACTCTCAGCCGTTGGCTAACCGTTTTTGCGCCAGCTTTAGCAAGTTTGTTTACGACAACAACGTGAATATAGAGTACTCACGCAACCTGGTGCAATCATCGTTCGAAGACTTCTTTAGAAACCTGGTTACCCACTACCCCGATTATCAGAAATACAGCTTTAACTGTATTGGTTCTGTTGGTTACAACTTCCGTAATGTATTAGAAGAGGTAGTAACCGCGCACGGCATGATGGTAGGTAACATTATCCGCTCACCTATAGATAACCTGGTGAAGTATCACCTGGAATTGGCGCCAAGTCAATTGTAA
- a CDS encoding Crp/Fnr family transcriptional regulator: MFAEFEKYLQQNTPLTAEEIDLFEKTAITRTIRRKEFLLRDGEIARHKVFVAKGMLRSYRTTPDGSEHIMQFSPEDSWCTDPESYNNGTPSRYNIDALETTEVLMWTRNDFNYLFERLPELRKHTEQLIQRNLFHTRERVFSAISASAEQRYDEFLVQYPGIINRVPLHMVASFLGVTRETLSRIRHAQVKQ, translated from the coding sequence ATGTTTGCCGAATTTGAAAAGTATTTACAACAGAATACGCCCTTAACTGCCGAGGAGATCGACCTTTTTGAAAAGACGGCTATAACCCGTACCATACGCCGCAAAGAGTTTCTTTTACGCGATGGCGAAATTGCCCGGCATAAAGTATTTGTAGCCAAAGGAATGCTGCGAAGTTACCGCACCACTCCAGACGGCAGCGAGCACATTATGCAGTTTTCGCCTGAAGACTCCTGGTGTACGGATCCCGAAAGCTACAATAACGGCACCCCATCGCGGTATAACATTGATGCGCTTGAAACCACGGAGGTGTTGATGTGGACACGTAACGACTTCAATTACCTGTTCGAGCGCTTGCCCGAGCTGCGTAAACATACAGAGCAATTGATCCAAAGAAACCTGTTCCACACCCGCGAGCGTGTATTCAGTGCCATAAGTGCGAGTGCAGAACAGCGTTACGACGAATTTTTGGTGCAATATCCCGGCATCATCAACCGCGTGCCTTTGCATATGGTAGCTTCCTTTTTAGGCGTTACGCGCGAAACGTTGAGCCGTATACGACACGCGCAGGTAAAGCAGTAA
- a CDS encoding SDR family oxidoreductase, whose protein sequence is MEQNIFSLEGKVIVVTGGTGILGNSFVNGIAAAGGAVGILGRNQQVAEERAEAIKQAGGKAIALIADVLNENDLIATKQKMTDAFGRIDGLVNAAGGNMPEGVLQNDEDIFKMDLDGMRKVLDLNLWGTLLPTQIFGEAIAENGGGSIVNISSMNSKRAVTKVLGYNMGKAAVDCYNQWFAVELANRYGDKIRMNALAPGFFLTEQNRNLLTKPEGGYTPRGESVVRQTPFKRFGDPDELIGALVWLLSDASKFVTGSMICVDGGFSIFSGV, encoded by the coding sequence ATGGAACAAAATATTTTTTCGCTTGAAGGAAAGGTTATCGTCGTTACAGGCGGCACCGGCATTCTGGGCAATTCGTTCGTGAACGGCATTGCGGCCGCGGGCGGCGCAGTGGGCATACTTGGCCGTAACCAGCAAGTAGCCGAAGAACGCGCGGAAGCCATTAAACAGGCAGGTGGAAAAGCAATTGCCCTTATCGCAGATGTGCTCAATGAGAACGATCTCATCGCTACTAAACAAAAGATGACCGATGCCTTTGGGCGGATAGACGGCTTAGTTAACGCGGCCGGCGGCAACATGCCCGAGGGTGTTTTGCAAAATGATGAAGATATTTTTAAAATGGACCTCGATGGTATGCGCAAAGTGCTCGACCTTAACCTGTGGGGAACGCTTTTGCCAACCCAGATATTCGGTGAGGCCATTGCAGAAAATGGCGGCGGCAGTATCGTCAATATATCATCCATGAACTCTAAACGCGCGGTTACTAAAGTGTTGGGCTACAATATGGGTAAAGCCGCGGTAGATTGCTATAACCAATGGTTCGCGGTTGAACTGGCCAATCGTTATGGCGACAAGATACGGATGAACGCGCTGGCACCGGGCTTCTTTTTGACCGAGCAGAACCGAAACCTGCTGACTAAACCCGAGGGTGGTTACACTCCACGTGGCGAATCGGTGGTGAGGCAAACACCTTTCAAACGTTTTGGTGACCCGGACGAATTGATAGGTGCTTTAGTTTGGCTTTTGAGTGATGCTTCGAAATTTGTAACCGGATCTATGATCTGCGTTGACGGTGGTTTTTCTATATTCAGTGGTGTGTAA
- the uxuA gene encoding mannonate dehydratase, with the protein MIPNLEQTFRWFGPGDPVTLSAIKQTGATGIVTALHQIPVGEVWGLADIFERKEMIENAGLRWSVVESVNVHEQIKTAGPKRDELIENYLATLKNLVAANITTVCYNFMPVLDWTRTNLDYLMPDGTSALRYEAAAMAAFDLYILEREGASAEYSPEQQKAAKRFLESLSREEAEQLSRNIMAGVPGTNDVYGMADFKAHLARYADIDAVGLKANLKYFLQAVIPEAEKAGVKLCIHPDDPPFPILGLPRVVSTEEDLQFVVNASPSSANGLTFCTGSLGARADNDLPGMIERLGGHIHFLHLRNVKREADGSFFEDNHLEGSTDMFAVMKALVLEQQKRAKTGREDVAIPMRPDHGHKMLDDVNYNTFPGYSVTGRMKGLAELRGLEMGVKRSLEN; encoded by the coding sequence ATGATTCCGAACTTAGAACAAACGTTCAGGTGGTTTGGTCCCGGCGACCCTGTAACCTTAAGTGCCATAAAACAAACCGGCGCGACAGGTATAGTCACCGCCCTGCACCAGATCCCAGTAGGAGAGGTTTGGGGCCTGGCCGATATATTTGAACGCAAAGAAATGATCGAAAACGCCGGCTTGCGCTGGTCTGTTGTGGAAAGCGTTAACGTACATGAGCAGATCAAAACCGCGGGCCCGAAGCGCGATGAGCTTATCGAAAACTACCTCGCTACACTCAAGAACCTCGTAGCCGCGAACATCACTACTGTCTGCTACAATTTTATGCCTGTTCTCGACTGGACGCGGACTAATCTGGACTATTTGATGCCCGACGGAACTTCGGCTTTGCGATACGAGGCGGCGGCTATGGCGGCATTCGACCTGTACATTTTAGAGCGTGAAGGCGCTTCGGCAGAGTACTCACCCGAACAACAAAAAGCCGCTAAGAGGTTCTTAGAAAGTCTATCCAGAGAAGAAGCTGAACAGTTGAGCCGCAACATCATGGCCGGTGTGCCCGGAACGAATGACGTATATGGAATGGCCGACTTTAAAGCTCACCTTGCGCGCTACGCGGACATTGACGCTGTTGGCTTGAAAGCGAACCTGAAGTATTTTTTGCAGGCCGTAATACCGGAAGCAGAGAAAGCAGGCGTAAAATTATGTATCCATCCCGACGACCCGCCTTTTCCTATCCTCGGTTTGCCGCGTGTGGTATCAACAGAGGAAGATTTGCAGTTTGTGGTTAATGCAAGCCCGTCGTCGGCCAATGGTTTAACATTTTGTACAGGTTCTTTAGGAGCTAGGGCAGACAATGATCTTCCCGGAATGATAGAACGGCTTGGCGGCCACATTCACTTTTTGCACCTGCGCAACGTAAAGCGCGAAGCCGACGGCAGTTTCTTTGAAGACAACCACCTGGAAGGCAGCACAGACATGTTTGCGGTAATGAAAGCGCTGGTGCTGGAACAGCAAAAGCGTGCCAAAACCGGCCGCGAAGACGTAGCCATTCCCATGCGCCCCGACCACGGGCATAAAATGCTGGATGATGTAAATTACAATACTTTCCCAGGCTATTCTGTTACCGGGCGTATGAAAGGTCTGGCCGAGTTAAGGGGCCTGGAGATGGGGGTGAAAAGAAGTTTAGAGAATTAA
- a CDS encoding MFS transporter, whose amino-acid sequence MEEKKTGYRWVVVALLFFATTINYLDRQVIGLLKPVLEMQFKWTEKDYSAIVMAFQACYAIGFLAFGSFIDKIGTKIGYAISMMVWSGAAMLHALVTSTLGFGAVRGLLGIGESGNFPAAIKSVAEWFPKRERALATGIFNSGANIGAVAAPIMVPFILGIYGWKMAFVITGAIGFVWLVFWLIFYEIPSRHAKVNQAELAYIASDTDEPVAAGDADSKVNWGKLFGYKQTWTFITGKLLCDPVWYFFLFWLPSYFSSTFHLDLKKPSLPLVIVYTATTIGSIGGGYLSSYFIKKGWPVYKARKTAMLIFALCVVPIVSARYATNIWQAVALISLAAAAHQAWSANILTTASDMFPKKAVSSVVGIGGMAGSVGGIFFPLLIGIILDTAKSAGNITAGYNILFIICGFAYLLAWLIMHLLTPKMEQAHV is encoded by the coding sequence ATGGAAGAAAAAAAGACCGGCTACCGATGGGTGGTAGTGGCGCTGCTGTTTTTTGCCACCACGATAAATTACCTCGACAGGCAGGTGATCGGCTTGCTGAAACCTGTACTGGAAATGCAATTTAAATGGACAGAGAAAGATTACAGCGCCATTGTGATGGCTTTTCAGGCATGTTACGCGATCGGTTTTTTAGCCTTCGGTAGTTTCATAGATAAGATAGGAACAAAGATCGGTTATGCTATTTCCATGATGGTATGGAGTGGCGCGGCTATGCTGCACGCCTTGGTGACTAGTACCTTAGGCTTTGGAGCGGTGCGGGGATTATTAGGCATTGGTGAATCGGGTAATTTTCCGGCGGCAATCAAATCGGTTGCAGAATGGTTTCCAAAGCGCGAACGCGCTTTGGCTACGGGCATATTTAATTCGGGAGCGAATATTGGCGCGGTTGCTGCCCCAATCATGGTGCCGTTTATCTTAGGCATTTACGGCTGGAAAATGGCATTCGTTATCACCGGCGCCATTGGTTTTGTGTGGCTGGTATTTTGGCTGATATTTTATGAAATACCGTCGCGGCATGCCAAAGTAAACCAGGCAGAGTTAGCCTATATCGCCAGTGACACCGACGAGCCTGTTGCAGCCGGCGACGCAGACAGTAAAGTAAACTGGGGCAAATTGTTTGGTTATAAACAAACGTGGACATTTATCACAGGCAAACTACTGTGCGACCCGGTTTGGTACTTCTTTCTGTTTTGGCTGCCATCGTACTTCTCATCAACCTTTCACCTCGACCTTAAAAAGCCCAGTTTGCCATTGGTTATCGTCTATACCGCGACAACCATCGGCAGTATCGGCGGCGGCTACTTATCCTCATACTTCATAAAAAAAGGCTGGCCCGTTTACAAAGCCCGCAAAACCGCCATGCTGATATTTGCCCTATGTGTGGTGCCAATTGTTTCGGCAAGGTATGCAACCAACATATGGCAGGCTGTCGCCCTGATAAGCTTAGCTGCTGCTGCCCACCAGGCTTGGAGCGCTAACATTTTAACTACTGCGTCGGACATGTTTCCTAAAAAGGCGGTAAGTTCTGTGGTGGGCATTGGCGGTATGGCCGGTTCTGTAGGCGGCATATTTTTTCCGCTGCTCATCGGTATCATTCTCGACACTGCTAAATCGGCCGGAAATATTACCGCGGGCTATAACATCCTCTTTATTATCTGCGGCTTCGCCTACTTGCTGGCCTGGCTCATCATGCATTTGCTGACACCAAAAATGGAACAAGCCCATGTATAA